The region TtcaggctttgactgggccactgcaggaccattttgtttttaagcgacaccagtgtggctttggctgtatttGGGGTCATTGGTGCTGTTTGACGCTGGATGTTGAATCTTCTCCCAACTCCCAAGTCTCTTGCAGACTTGGTTTTCTTctaggatttctctgtactttgcagcatccattttgccctctatcttcacaagctttcctTGACCTCACGCAGAGAAGCATTCAGATAGCATGATGCAGCCACCCCatgattacattattattacattaggAGCAAGATGAGGTTTTCAACCTGCATTGATTCCTGAAGTCAAACATGTAAACATTGCAAACATGCAATTAAGATGTTCTAGGGATAATACATCAGGTCTTTGGGAGTCCAGAACTACAGTATTTGAATCTGTATAAATCAGGTTTTAGAATTGGATGGAATAAATGTCATTACAACTCTCCACTGATTACAGCTACAAATGAACAGgttcttaaaaagaaaacataggaTTTTGAAGAGTCAACTATAACAAATGTGGTTGACCGTGACCATATCAATCAAACAATCGACAAGCCCACTAAATAGAACAGCCCACACTGTAGCTTCACGCGACAGTTGCTGAGATGTTCTCTATCATGCGTATTGAATAACATATCTAATTAATATTAGCAGTTCTTGTAATGTTTCCAGAGAACCACTATTGTTTCCTTAGAACCACATCTATTGCTGATGAAGGATATTTAATTTTATTCGTAAAATAATATTGATGTAAAGCAAACCTAATCAGAACTGAAGAAGAATTAAAGTTCATGTTTTCCATTACTGAATAATACAGATCATATGGTATTTCTACATGCCGTTAGACATAACACTATATCTAATCTGGTTCCACTTACAAAACTTCAATAAACTAATAGTAGTGTTTGTTAGGTGCTGTTATCGGTGCAGTGGAGTAAAGGCTTTACTGCAGAATGAAAAGATAATGTGGAGTCAGTGGAAAATGGAACAGAAAGTCACCTCCCCAAGTCtgatatacacacaaacacacacatcacacaccaaCTGTATATCACACCCACTTGCATACATGTTTGCCATATGTGTGTTTGGTACAGTATATAAGAACAGTCTCCACTCAAGCTAAGCCTCATCCATCGGTTTGGACTTCAGCAGTGACCATGAAGTGTCTCGTCATTGTGCTGGCGTTTGCCGTTTTTGCTGAGGGACTTGTCAGGTTAGTACTAACACCAGTACATATGGTACCACACTTTCACTTCAAAAAGTATAGGTCATCACATTCTTTCTCAGTTTTTCATTCCATCTAGTCCAAAATATTAATTGCTCTCTGTAGAAACACTATCTCTCATAGTTTTGTTAATTGCATCTATTTCAGTCTCTTtacatttgtaacattttacTCCATACACAATCTGACTGCATCTGTGTGCTTGTTTCCCAGGGTCCCTCTGGTGAAGCGCAAGTCAATCCGTGAGAAGATGCGGGAGAAAGGCGAAATCCTGCCCTACCAAGACCCTGCCCTTAAATATTACCCAGAGTTGGACGGCTCCTCCACCATGTACATCAACAACTACGCTGACGTGAGTGCATGCTTTAGAACACCAGCCAATGTACAGTCTGGAATGTTAGGCAATGTTCTGTACGTTAGGTCTACGGCCAAATCAGTCTAGTTTCAAATTCTAGATCAGAAGGAAATGTAGTTTTAGGCTAATGTACATATTCTTCATCCAGGTCTATCTAGGTAACTATTTCAAGATAACAACTAACTCTATGATCTACACTATTTAGCTATTTCACCACTCCACATCTTCTTTAGTGGATGGATTATTAGCACCTCTGTCCTATCTCTGTATCCCTGTTGTGTTTTCCAGACGACATATTTCGGAGCCATCAGCAttggaaccccccccccagtcctTCCAGGTGCTGTTTGACACTGGCTCTTCAAACCTGTGGGTCGACTCCACCTACTGCAACACCGCGGCATGCAGTGAGTACAGCTGGATGCTTCATGACACATGAATGCAACAACTAGCAACAGTTACAACTACGTAGTATGTGTATTACCTCCTCATCAAGACGCTTAACTAACTGTACATCCCCTACCACCCTCACCACTGATTTTTACCTCCATTATCACATTTGTACACTTCTACGAATAACTATCTTGTGAACAGTACATTCAAAGTAGTTTATGTCCCTCCTGCAGATGCCCATACAAGGTTTGACCCCCAGCAGTCATCCACTTTCCAAAACAATGGCCAGTCCTTCTACCTGCCTTATGGAGCAGGCAGCCTTTATGGAGTCTTTGGATATGACACAGTCAATGTGAGTCTCACCTTCGCAACCGTACAAATATTAACTTCTATTACAGTTATACCTCACTATAAGCAGCACTGAGCCACAACAGAACACTCACAACAGAACATGAAGTGTTTCCGTGACactgagtgtttgtgttttttgtcacCTCCGTAGGTTGGTGGTATCGTCGTCACTGACCAGGAATTTGGTCTGAGCACTAATGAACCAACTGTGCCTTTTGGTTCGGCTCAATTCGATGGTATCCTGGGCCTGTCCTACCCTTCTCTCGCAGTCGGACAAGTGACTCCAGTCATGGACAACATGATGTCTCAGAATCTTCTGCAGTCCGACATATTTGCTTTCTACTTGACCGGGTCAGTACTCTAGCTTACTTATAAACCGTGCAGTTTGAATTCTGATAAGctgaattctgattggctgatggcaGTGTTATAGGTAAGTAATAATTCACTTGGTTGGTGTGGTATTTATCTTAGTTTTTTACACTTTTAGAACTAtgcttaaaacaaaatgtgtgcagGGGCGGCCAGCAGGGCAGTGAGCTGTCgtttggaggagtggaccaGTCGAAGTATGAGGGCCAGCTCAACTGGATCCCCGTTACCGCCGAGACGTACTGGCAGATTGGCATCCAAGGGTCAGAACCAACtacaccaaacaaacacactgacaacatTAACCAAACAATGACACCAAAACTACTTAGAGCCTGAAACATATGGGGTGAAAAACCCTATTAAAGCTTTCTAAGGAAACTGTTAATGCtagtctcagtctgtctgtttttcataATTATTGTATATCTC is a window of Esox lucius isolate fEsoLuc1 chromosome 19, fEsoLuc1.pri, whole genome shotgun sequence DNA encoding:
- the LOC105022190 gene encoding LOW QUALITY PROTEIN: gastricsin (The sequence of the model RefSeq protein was modified relative to this genomic sequence to represent the inferred CDS: deleted 1 base in 1 codon) — protein: MKCLVIVLAFAVFAEGLVRVPLVKRKSIREKMREKGEILPYQDPALKYYPELDGSSTMYINNYADTTYFGAISIGTPPQSFQVLFDTGSSNLWVDSTYCNTAACNAHTRFDPQQSSTFQNNGQSFYLPYGAGSLYGVFGYDTVNVGGIVVTDQEFGLSTNEPTVPFGSAQFDGILGLSYPSLAVGQVTPVMDNMMSQNLLQSDIFAFYLTGGGQQGSELSFGGVDQSKYEGQLNWIPVTAETYWQIGIQGFQINGQETGWCSQGCQAIVDTGTSMLTAPSQFLGTMMQSIGVQQNQYGEYAVNCNQINSLPTLTFVMNGVSFPLLPSAYIRQTNQGGYLVCSVDITPTYLPSQNGQPLWILGDVFLREYYSVYDRANNQVGFATAV